Part of the Falco cherrug isolate bFalChe1 chromosome 6, bFalChe1.pri, whole genome shotgun sequence genome is shown below.
ccaggtccttttctgccaggcagctttccagccgctcttccccaaACCTGTAGCATTGCACcaggttgttgtgacccaagtgcaggagcTGACACTTAGCCTTGCTGAATCTTACGCAGCTGGGCTCAAGCCCactgatccagcctgtccagatccccctgcagagcctttctACCCTCAAGCAAATCAACGCACCCGActtggtgccatctgcaaaTGATGCACAAAACTCAAGAAGGGCCAAAAACCCCCAATATTATTTAGCTTTTTGAGCAACATGCATGAATGTTTTCCATGATCTTGGCTAATTTACAGTGGAAACTCGGCTGCATTAGACAAAGTATCACCAGCAGGTTGAAAGAGGTGATCCTctccctctactcagcactggtgaggccacatgtggagggctgtgtccagttctgggctcccctgTGTGTAGAGAAACATGCACATACTGAAGAGTGTCCAACAAAGGGACACAatgatgatgaagggactggggCACCTCTCCtgagaggaaaggctgagagagctgggactgtttggCCTGGcgaaaagaaggctcagggacATCTCATCAATGTGTATtaatacctgaagggagggtgcaaagacGACTGGGCCAGGCTTtcttcagtggtgcccagtaaCAGGACCAGAgacagtgggcacaaactgaaacacaaaaggttccccctctgaacatcaggaaacaggATTTTTACCTTGAGGATAACTGAGCAGTGGcatgggctgcccagggaggctgtgtagtttccatccttggagatatttaaaaactCCTGAGCAACTGGCCCTGCCTAAGCAGCAGGGTTGGACCAGATAACCTCCGTAAGCCCCTTCTAAGCTCaaccattctgtaattctgaGAAACCGCAATACCACTCCTGGTAATTTCCAGAAAAGTACCTCTGTTTCCCTGTTCATAAGAGCCAGGCAATTCTTTCCCCTGGACAATCAGCTACTAGAAATCCTTATGGactgaaaaaagacaaattcaaTACCTTAATTTCGCATAGTTcggatgctggagcagggagaggatGAACATGGAGAGAACattggttggttggtggttgtttgggttgggtggtggtttgtttggtggtggtggtggtggtggtgggtttttggcagggggaaggaggggggaggtGATTAGCTTTTATTTAGGCAACAAGGCAGATCTTGCAAGTTTCATTCTGCCTAAATGCTTACAAATTCCTCTTTCCTTATAGCTGCAGTGGTTTAAAGCTACATGTTAAGTTAAGGCAAGCTTATTTCACTACCCTCAGATCAAACTTCAGAAGAACCGAACCAAAGGAAGCAAACTTTTCAGTGTCTTAACACAGTGCCCAGGTACAACCCAAAGGAACCAAGTACCATCCATAGTTTCTCCACATTAATATGCATGATGCTTCcccattcattttttaaaccaCGGAAAACAGGACATGAAATATGAGCAAAAGTTCCATTTTGAAGTCTTGTTTAGACAATGTCTCTGACTTTAATCTAGTTCAGTAACTGTGACTTCATTTAAAACAGTCAGTTTGGGGCTGGACCATACTACACCACAGTGCCTACAACAAGGCGGTTTCAGCCCTCTTCTCAGAGGCAGGACCAAACTGGTCTAAGGTTCAActctgcagtgcagctgtgTTTGGCCACATCGCTAGTACTGACTGCCACCTCGGGATGCAGAGAAGAGTGGCACAAGACAGACATGCTATAATCTGCTTCAACCAAGAAAGGTCCAAACCAGCCCCCACCTAAATCATGAGTGAGTCACAATCAAATGTAATTGAGAACAGAATATAACACCCTATCTCCGCAGGGCTGTAGCAGAACTTCATAAGCTTGCTGCAGCAGAACAGTCATGTCTTCACGTTATCACATATGATTCCTGCCCCAGTCCAAAGTGCAAATTAGTGTTTAAACTCCCTCCTTCCCagttattaaatataaattattcctCTCAGCAAGACCAAAGGAGTAAAGGCTATTGGTAATGTATAATCTACAAAAATAGTTAGTCTTACAATTAGCAGGGAATACAAaagactttcttttccttttcatttgacTAATCTGTGCCCAGTTCCGCAGACAGGAAGGTACAAACTATATCTGCAAgagtaaaaaatatatacaactatatttaacatttaaattacttttaaacacAACCGTTCGCATTCTAACAATCTTATGTACATTCACTTTTAAACAATACCTCTTTAATATCATCATCTTTTgttaaagaagttttattttcctcccaaaaTACCCAATGCTATTTTAGAATtctggagggggaaaaattTGAGCTATATAGAAAATAGCAAGATGTCTTACAATTGTAATGTATCATAGcacatatttttcataaaaacaacATCATTCAAAAACTGAACCACTGTAAAAGTTCTTGTAAGTCCAACAGGACTGTCTTTAAAAGCTTACTTTGGTTAACAGCAAATCATTCTTAAacaattaaggaaaaaaatatacattcttTTACCACCTCTACAGATGCATTTCCTTGGCATGTTGTAGCAATCCATGTACTTTTATGGATAAGCACTGCAATTGTTCAGCACTCTTTACTTGTACTGTGATTTCAATAAAATGGATTATATATCAGGTTGGATtgatttataattaaattaGTCCAACTTCCTAAGATCTCTGCATAGGAGAACTCTCTTCCTAACACTTCCTAAGATCTCTGGATATCAGAGAAAGAACGGCGACACTACTTCTTCCTCACAAGGCTGATCTCATGCAGTACTTGCAACAGCATCACTAAGTTGCATGAAACTGCTGTTTCCCCGCTTATCTTGCCTGGTCAGGAGAGTAACACAATTTTTGCCGAGCTCTACATACTCTGACACCCAAGCCAGTCACACCAGCCTCTGAGCATTCAGACAACTGAAGTGCTACTGGACTTCAGTGATAATGCAATGGTTTGCTCTGAGTCATTATGTGTGTTTCAGGTCATGTATGGCCTCTGCATCACTGAAATGTTATGCATTTCCAGGGAATACATGCCTTGAGCTTTTGGCCAGGAGGAATACTTGATCTTTATCTTTTCCACTTTGCACTGTGAAACCCTCTGatccatcaaaaaaaaaatcataaacaaaaaggcaaaaatgtaagattttttccaggaaaagaaaacagcattagtCGCTATGCGTCAGTTAAGCTGAAAAGTACAGAAGTCTGACCGATGAGCAAAGGCACTTGGTATCAGTCCTGTGAACAATTACTCAGTGAGTCAACAATTTCAGTCTTGTGATCCAACTGACCAGCAGCGAGGGCTCTGCGGAGGAAGATTTTGTGGACGATGTAACAGAGGATTTTTTAGCACCTTCCTCTTGAAAAGGAATTGTTGCGCTGTTGTGGAGGTCTGTATTCATAAAACACCTGCTACCTCGAATATAATCCATTCCTCTCACTAACTGTTTGTCAGACACAGGCCTTGTGAGGGGGTGTTGTGCGGAAGAGCTTTCTTCAATGATTGGGGGTATCCTTTCATTACTGAAGTACCTGCAGAGGACATCTTCACCTGTAtgaacaggaggaggaaaaccaaTTATTGCTTACTTCAGAATCCTCCACcaacttttctggttttataaaaaagaatTCTGGTTACGTTTCAAATTACCTAGATTTTGGTTACTTTTCATAACACGCCTGGACATAAGCAGCTGTCAATAGATTTACGGTTTTTTCCaccttcaatttttttaaagcgacacaaacaacaaaataaattcacagaGAGGATACCATTGAACTGTTAAATTCCAGATTTACACACACCAAAACTGCTAGTACAGACTACCTACATGCAAATCAATTTATCAAGAGCAAGACCTACCAAACCTTGTAACATATCATTCAAGATGCTGATAGACCATACTTGAATCCACGTTTATCTGAACGTAACTCATGACTAAAGTTAAAAATACTACTCTGgacaacagaaattaattttgcagataAAGATATAAACACTTCCCTAGTTTTGCTGATTGATTTGTGATACTTTCTCCAGTTTTCTCTTCCCTAGACACCTGAccatggcagctgctgctggaaacatCCTACCGGCCTAGACGGGCCTTTGTTCTGACCCAATACAGCTTGCATACAAGCCTGCAGCACTTAAGTACAAGtgttaaaaaaagccaacacaaaaccaaaagcaaaaccaaaccaaacaaaaaaaaaaaccaaactaaaaccaGCCCTGCCACCTGGTGATCATTCTGTTAGACTGGTTACTTAGCTTGTTTCTGCTCTCCCTCCAGGTTGATGCTTCTTGTTATCAGGttctatttttacattaaaataatggGATTCAGCTTCTCTTTTGCCTAGAATTACACATTAGCtttcacaaattatttcaagaatAAACTAAATAGTCATCCTTTCTTATTTCCCACTCTAACAGGACTCATAGCCTTTCAGATAAAAaagcaggggagggagagaaaggcagtgggggaaggaaaaaagccaccCAACCTAACACCCAACATTATGAGCTTCCATCTCTCTCCCATTCTGTGGCACATGCAGAACACATTGTTTTCTAGCAGCAATTGCGGCAAACGGCAACTCTTAAAGGGCCCTACATTTTACTTTTGAGAACTTGCTTCTACAACAGCCTCCACGGTGAGCAAAAGACATCAAAAAAGGAGTTTTATGATCAGTATTAAGTgtagaagaaagggaaagggggatATGGTAAGAGCAAAATGGTAAAACTGTGCTATAAAGAGGTAAGCACAGATCTGCCCTAGTCATTCTAGCCTACTTTTAACACTCACAAGAATTCAAAGAGGGGACAACAAAAGTTTGAGCCCCAGCACTGAACAGCCTTATAAATCTCACAACTACCATCTGGCAATCCTGCTAAAACCAACAATTATCATCTTGGATCAGTTCAGCGATATGCAAACACCAGTCCTCCATTCCCAATTTAAACACCTCCATCCAGTTCACCCCAAGGAAAttttggagaggaagagaagaaaaacagaaacaagaccTAAAGCCTTGCCTTTTCTCCCTGGTGCTCGTGGCCTAGAGAAGGGTTCTGCAGCTCCTATCCAGCTCCCATCAGCAGGCATTGACAAAGGACGAGGTTTTCCTAAAGGCAACATAGAAGGTTAAGGAATTACATTAAGTTTAGGAAACCAATTATTAAATTGATACTTTTCACAATTAAGCAAAGGGAGAGATACAGCAATAAGGGTTTacaactgcaggaaaaaaaaaatatttcaggtattTCCACTGGTAAAATACAGGAAAGCAATGTGCTGAGATTGAACAGCCACACTCTTGCTCATTTACAGTAGTAGTGGACATAATGACACAAAGTGTAACTAAAATACACATGGAAATAGCTAACCATAGCAGCAGAACTCAGCTGAATGGCATTCATTAAAGAAATAACAGCACTTAAGTGTAATTATTTCAGATGTGGAATTGCATTCATAATTTGCACAGACTGTCTATCAAGCAGTTTTCTAACACAAATTATTCTAACCTGACCAAAGCGTCTATTGTAACAGGaataatgaaagagaaatgaacTCACCATAGGACTGTGTTTTTTCCCTCATCTTGGCTGGTAACATATTTGCTTCCAAGGGATATCCAGGCAACTGATCCGAATCAGCAATAGTAAACCTTCGTCTTTGACTCTCCTGATCCAGAAAAGAATTGGGAGACTCTGCACCCTTGGACCCAGGTAGTGGCTGACTGGGTTTGTTGCCTCCTCCATATACAAAACTCCCCTTTTTATCTCTGAAAGGACATTTCACTTCAGTTAGTAGCTTAAAGAGTTTCATGCTACAGACAAAGAGTAAGTTTGAAAGATACTTCTGGCAACCAGTCACGCTCCTGACAAATGGCATTGTGCTGCaaacaagctgaaaaagaaaacccaagccAGGCGATAGAAGACTTAACTATAAACATATttaccaaggaaaaaaagaaagctatgCCCTCATGccaattcatttttaatgagcCAGCAATTTAACACACAGAGAAGTTTAGAGGTACTACCCCTGAAAAAGCTTAAGAAATGAGACCTTTATGCCTTGAGAGTATCAAAGCTCCGAATTCACCTCCTTTTCAGTACACAGTTGTGACAGAGGAATGATATATATAGATTTATCCATCTTTGTATAATGGCAATACCTACAACCTGTGGGACTATACTTTTCAGTCACTATAAGAGCCCAATAACTGCCACTGAGTATTCATAGAATctcagaatcatttaggttggaaaagacctttaagatcatcgagtccaaccatcAACCCAGGATTGTCAAGTCCATTCACTAAATCATGTCCtgaagcactgcatctatgcattttacaaacacctccagggatggtgattccaccacctccctgggcaacctgctaAAATGCTTCACCACTGTTTCCTtgcagaaatttttcctaatatccaatctaaacctcccttggcaTGACTTGAAGCCATTTCTTCTCATCCTGTCGTTTgttgtctgggagaagagacagacacccacctgcccagaacctcctttcaggtagttgtagagaacaataaggtcccccctgagtttcctcctcttctccaggccgaacaaccccagtttcctcagctactcctcataagacttgttctctagacccctcaccagcttcattgcccttctctggacatgctccagcacctcaacatccctcttgcagcgaggggcccaaaactgaacacagggtttgaggtgcagcctcatcAGTGCCCAGTACAGGTGGAcgatcacttcccttgtcccgctggccacactatttctgatacaagccaaGATGCcactggccgccttggccacctgggcacctTCATCACCTTCCCTCTCCATCCAAAAGTGAGACACCCTTCAGAGTTTCTGTAATAAATTCATAGTGTATGTATGTACGATTTTGACCAACTGCTGCAGGAACCCCCTTCCCAGAGCAATCCCTCATTCCAAAAGCCAGGAACAGCTGTTTTTAAGAACCACTCCTCATGAgtacttttggaagaaaagctaCCCTCCAAGTTAAGATTtgcctgttttggttttttttatcctctTCCCTGCCCATGCTACCATGCTACAATCTTATTGCTTGAATCAACCATCAGTCAAGTCGGGcataaaaatacacagctgaCTAAGCATATACATATTCCCGTTTTCACATCGGCCCCTGGCTAGCGCATACCACTTTTTCCAGCTCTTCATCAAGAACAATGCTAGAGCTCAATGAATGGGAGTTATTTATGAAGATTCAGGGACTGAGAATTGCAGAGGTGTTACATCACAACTGTAGGAAAGCTCTCCACATACATACAACACCACCGTGTGGAGACTGTGCCATGGAGAGGGAAATCAGCCACTGCTCTATGTCCACAGTGTGGACCAGAGAAGATGCATgccaggaaaggaggagaaCAGGAAGATGGGGGGGGATGGGTGTTTGTGtgtggaaataataaaaaaaattgacaacACAAATACACCAGTTTCAAGACTAGACCAAAACATGCAGAGGTGAAATTAAATAGCCAAACAGAAGGCTGAAGAACtgccctttctccttttcctggcTGTCACTGCTTCccacatttgctttcttcagaagtCAACGTCAAGAAGCATTCCCATTTCCACACATCATTCAGGCCAAGTTTTACAGCTCACATTGCTACTTCCTTTCTTGTCAACAGGGATTCAGGCCTAAAAGCATCTAGATAGAATTTTGTGACTGtctaggaaagataaacaaaCAGAGCACATGCACATAATTCACCAATGTGCCTGAAATGTagcaatttaaagaaaagaccATGGCATTCTAAACTCAGCTGCTAAATCTATATGCTTGGTTTTATGCCaagcaatttgatttttttttttttttagaagaactGAGCACACGTAAACATGAAAATCGGGAGAGAGCAGATCAAGGTGGGTCCAGCTTCAGTACAGAGACCTACCTTTGAGAGACCTCTGGCTCCAGTACTTCCCCCAAAGAGTGCAGAAATACAGCCTCTGTCTCTGTATCAGCTATTACATGACAAGAAGCAAGCTCTCCTCCCGTACAAGTCCCGCAGCAAAAGGTCAGTGTTTTTGTGATGAGCTACCTACATGTAACCTAAAGTGTCAAGGCAGGCCAGGAAGCACGCCTTCCCTGAAAACTCTTTTGTCCATCACCCTGTGCCCAGGTCAGCTGGCAGGTTCTGACAGGAATCAACACGGCCTtgagaagaaacaaatctaGCCATACCATACACGCACCCACTCCCTATCCCACTTTTTCTGTATGCAGGTCTGCATTTTTATAGGTTAcactgcagaattaaaaaaataataaaagttgAATGAATTgactccctccttcccttcagtGGGAACAGTCCTGTTTTATACAACTTGCAGGTTTAACAATTTAAGTAAGTTCTTTCGATCTTAACTCACACAACAGTTACTTaatttgcaaaaacaaaaaaaaatggaaaaagttacAGTCAAAAATGACTTCTCACTATGTGCAGTCAGAtgtaaacaaaaacaaaaacatagccccacaacaaaaccagagaTGCCATCCCTTCATGTCTTGGGAACAACTCTGATCTGTGTGGCACACAATCTTCTAATAACAACATCTATTATGATCCAGGTGGTTTATACATTTAAGTGTAAGCTTAAGCAATCCTATGCACTCAAGGAATCATAAGAAAGTCTGAGATCTGCAATTTCCTCAAGCTAATCTGCTCAGAACTCTAACAGCAACCCAGCTCAGAAACAAGTGTAATAAAGGAGGTTTTATGTTCAGTAGTGCATGTTTACTTGCATACCGAGGAGAATATGGAACAGCTGGTGGAGGTGGTATGTACAGATCCAAAATGGCTGGCTTCTCTTTTTTCAGTGAGGTATCCATGGTGCTTTCTGGTGACTGGGTTGAAGTTGGCAGAGGACTGGTCTGAAACGTTATACAGCTATCAAACATCTGAGCATCGATTTATCAGTCACAAAAAGATAATTCAATAATCAATAGTACAATTTCATCACCTGGTGAACTACTATTTCTATGCttaataaacacattaaaaactCTTGGCATTTACATTTTCCTCCACCCCCACTTTTGGCTAGCTTTGCAGTCCCTCCTACAGAAATCCAACCACGGGTAACGCATTGCTCAAGAATATTTTGCTCTTCCCAGTTCTATTTTTCCTGCAAATTCTatagacagaaaaagcagacacAAAACCCCTTCTTCTATTTTTAGATGCATTAAAAGAATGCTATTTGTTAAATGCAGATATGATCTGCAACACTTACAAAGCCAGCTCATGCTACCCTTATTCATACAGTCCCGATGCCTGGGGCACAGGCAGGAATACAGTAAAGTTCACCACAGATTGTGCCAAGGGATATAAGTAGCTTaagggaagcaaagaaaaaatacatttggtaTTGCTCATCTGAGCATGTTTGCCATTTTGCCCTTTGTGGCTCAATTCTATGTCCCCAGCATTTTGCCAGGTTCCTGTCTGCCTCCAGGAGAGAAAAGGCTTGAAGGATCTTTTCACCTTTGTCAGGAAAGAGGACTGCACTCTCCCCTTTTTGTAAAGGGCCTGCCAGGCTTTCACTCTGACCGCTCAGCTAATAGCGCCCGTGCACAAGCGCCTGCATTGTACTAGTCAGCACACTGGAGCCCGTAACTGTCAGCAGGCTTCTCCAATCACTCATTGCCCAAGGAAACACCGCTTGGCACAGTTTatatcccagcccacctcagctcCTCACACCTGTAACAGTCCTTGCTTTGGGTAACCCTGGAAAACTCACaaggtggtggtttttttcctttggctctCATTAAATGATAGGCATAATGCCACAAAAACAAGACATACACACTGGTgaaaggaaggataaaaaaaggAGTCAAGTGCACGTGTCTTCTACACCGCTTGAGAAAAATTTGCCTGCATCAAGACTTGTGATACCTACTGTCATTTCATGGGTTGATAAGTTATCCCCACAGCTGTAGGGAGACCTGTGTCAGAACAGAGGCAGGAACAGAAACTCTCCCTGGTTGTCTTTATTTCAGGTAATCAGTTCAGATTCAATTAGGTTATTTCTTCCAGTTAAGTATTAAGAGCTCTAAGCTTCTTAATACAACAATCTGTTCCTCAACACAGTTATTTAAGAGTTATCAACATCACCTTCTGTCTGCTCATTACCCAATCTGTGAATTGCCCAACAACCAAATCTTATTTAAAGAAGTAGTTTAAACAACTTCTTAAAAACACTCTTTCCCACCCTTCACCAGACTAAAAAGAGGACAAATACATGGAATAATCCAAGTTATTTCAGCAAACACATTACTCTGCTAAATAGGGGAAGCATTTATTACTCCATGCTGATGAATTCCCTACAGATCAGTGGTTTCAGCAGTTTTGTCTCAGATAAGCTCTCCCAGTAGCCCACAGACTGATTAAAAAGCCCATCACATTTGTGTTTGCATTGAATCCCTTCGTGTATCAAGAGGGGCATTATCtgggtttttatttaaaaaaaaaaaaagaaaagaaaaagacaagacaagaaCATTCTCCCATTTATCTAGGAATCAGAAGTGGACAGCCATATCACCTAACCTTCCATGACCTATATTTAAACATGAGTACCTGGGAGCATTTCtggtatttctctttttcaggtTGCGACCAAGGCATTCCCATCCTGGCGTTAGAGTTGAGCCAGCAGCCTCTCACCTGCACCAAGGGTGGTTTCCAGCGCAGGTTCTTTAGCGGAGCGGGAGTGAAATGGAAGGAGCCAGTAGGACGTTTCTTGAGCAGCAGCCTAACTCCAGCAGGATTCTCTCGCAACTTTGCCACCAGATTTTTTAGTTGCCATCCAACCTGAAAGAGAATAAAGACATCTTTTATTTagcattgcttttctgaaagcgagcaaacaagaaaaaacaacctcCTAAGCCAATCTGTTTTAACCTGAACctaaacagagaaaaggatATCCAAAATAGccaaaactaagaaaaaaattgggaagttctttttttggaaggtggttctttgttttgtttcaaagaaacatCTCTACTTATGTAGATTTTAGCTGTAAATTAAACACCAAGATATCAAGCAATGCTTTATACCTCAGCTCCAGTCCCAGAAGGATGCATGGATGTGCTCAAATTGAGTAACAGGGATTGACAGTGGACTACTTTTGTCATGTTTGTTTCTCACACTGAAAGGCATTGCTTACCTATACTAagcaaaaatgtaataaaattatcTGAGTTCCCAGATGCAAATGATTTGACAAATACctaagtttttttaaagctgtttttatttgcatttcagtagaTTGTAacagtgcattttaaaaacaggccttaaataaaacaagaggTATTTTAATGATGCATACAACATTTGAACGTGAAAtactgcatatttattttgttaaaatattgcaaagaataaaatttgTCTTGAAAATAGAATGTTAAAAAGCCGCAATAATTTTAACAGGGAAACACCAGAACCACCTCCTGACCTCATCCATTTAAAACCTCTGGGAGCATGCATTGCAGAGCAAGCATAAGGGAAGTTGGTATGGCTGTTTGTTACTAACCACAGTTTGCCGATTAACCTGGATCACTTCATCACCAGCATGAATCTTCTGAGATCGATCAGCAGGGGActacaaagaggaaaacatgagGCACACAGTTcagcaggttttcttccttcccataACCACCCCCACCAAGCTAAATCAAAGGTTGTACCTATAATGAAAAGCATCACTGAAAGTTTTCACACAGCTAGATCACACATTACATCTGTTGATGacttgaaaaatgcaaatgactTCAacttacaatttatttttttatattgggGGACtacagggaaagggagaaggcaTAACCTGAATCTGTCATAGGCCAAATTGTGCTTCAGTCCTGGGACAGTCTACACTGccctttttcctccagtttgtACTGAAGTTTCAGacagcagtgggaaaggacTTATGTTAGGACAGAAGTCTTCTCTTAACACCCATCTTAAACTTAGCTTTCAAATAAATTGTATAccgatttttttaaaaacacactaaGATTCTCAATGTACAGAACacaggaccaaaaaaaaaaaaaaaaaaacctctaacCCACAACACAGGTCCGTTGCACTTTCCCTTTTTGATTCCTAATGTAAATAAGAGCTACTAACTTCAATGTGAAATCACCTGCCTGCATCATCCAGGTCAACAAATATAAACATATGCTTGCACACATCAAGTGTGTGTAgacaagtatttttcaaatacctatataataatgataatacaccttaaaatacaattttcctttaaaaaaaaaaaccctaagctCTAAGGAACCATTAGCAAGGAATAGCTAAACATGTcaatatttatttagatttatcTACAGGTGGTACCATGCACAAGCTGTCACTgcagttataaaaaaaacagTCTTGCTGCTGTAACACACCAACTCTGACCAGCCTTGACAACACCCAAAGTGCACAGGCATACTACCTTGCTATATTGCACCCCAGGCACAGTACAACTTCCCCTCCCATTCCCCCCACGCC
Proteins encoded:
- the CNKSR3 gene encoding connector enhancer of kinase suppressor of ras 3 isoform X3, coding for MGLDDCLQQYVHKFEREKINGEQLLQISHQDLEDLGISRIGHQELVLEAVDLLCALNYGLETDNMKNLVLKLRASSNNLQNYISSRRKSSNYDGNTSRKPPNEFLTSVVELIGAAKALLAWLDRTPFTGIADFSSMKNRIIQLCLDLTTTVQKDCTVADMEDKVQTVAKTLNGICDKAIRSTTDPLMSQCACLEEVHLTNIKPGEGLGMYIKSTYDGLHVITGTTENSPADRSQKIHAGDEVIQVNRQTVVGWQLKNLVAKLRENPAGVRLLLKKRPTGSFHFTPAPLKNLRWKPPLVQVRGCWLNSNARMGMPWSQPEKEKYQKCSQTSPLPTSTQSPESTMDTSLKKEKPAILDLYIPPPPAVPYSPRDKKGSFVYGGGNKPSQPLPGSKGAESPNSFLDQESQRRRFTIADSDQLPGYPLEANMLPAKMREKTQSYGKPRPLSMPADGSWIGAAEPFSRPRAPGRKGKALGEDVLCRYFSNERIPPIIEESSSAQHPLTRPVSDKQLVRGMDYIRGSRCFMNTDLHNSATIPFQEEGAKKSSVTSSTKSSSAEPSLLVSWITRLKLLTH